The sequence ATTACTACCACTCGTCGTATATCTTTATGAACTTTTTACGATTTTTAGTGAGATATAGGGAACACGGTGTTCACATAATGGGAACGGTAAGAAAATCATAAAGAAATGGAGTAATTATTTAGTTGATCTTAAATATCTAAGGAGATGTGATGGGAAGGTTTTTACAATCTAGTGCATTTGCCGCGTCGCTGGCTCTCAGTCTGGGTCTTGCACCGTTGGCAGTTGCCAGTCCAGCACCCGATAGCAACCATACGGGTGGCATGTCACTGACTGAAATGGATCGGCTGATTAAGAAGCGTGGCGAGCGTTCCTCGCAACAAGTACGTGTACTTGTTATGCTCAAAAATCAGCCTACGTCTTTTTCTGACTCGAGTGAACAGCACAATAAAGGGCAACAGAGCGAACTTATTGAAAAGTGGACTAATAAGTATCATCTCGAAGTAGGACGTCAGCTCGGCTTCCTTGTCAATGGATTTGCGGCGACAATGCCAGCAAATAAAATACCAGCGTTGCAGCAAGAGCCCGAAGTAGCATCTGTGAAACGCGAACGAACATTTGAAAAGCTAGAGCATAACGCTCGGAAAATGCAAGGCGTCGTCACCGCTCACGAGAGGCACGGTCTCGATGGAGCTGGAACAGTGGTGTCGATTATCGATTCCGGTATCGATCCGCGGCATAAGGATTTGCAATTAAGCGAGGATGAATGCAAAAACGCTAAATTATCGCCAGATACAACGCATAATGGGCTCTTCACATGCAAAGTTCCAGCTGGTTACAATTTCGCTGATGATAACTATGAAATTATTGATACGAACGAAAGCGAACACGGACAGCACGTTTCAGGAATCGTAGCAGCTAACGGATCTGCCCGAGATGACGTCAAGACTCCCGACGTCGTCGCAAATAACTCTTTCGATGGTGTAGCTCCCAAAGCGCAGCTGCTGGCCATGAAGGTATTTCCAAATAACCCGAAGGCACGCGCAAATGATTCCGATATTATTGCCGCGATCGAAGCATCGGTGAAGCTCAAAGCTGACATTATCAATATGTCATTGGGATCACCTAACGGAAACCGTAATGCTTCCGACGGCGTTTACCGAGCTATCGAAAAAGCGCGAGAAGCTGGGACTCTGGTGGTTGTAGCTGCCGGAAACGAAGGGAAGAACTTCTCGCCAAACGGCGAAACTGACAACGTTTTGCACCAACTCGATGATGCTACCCTTGGCTCGCCTGCAGCTGATACCGGGGCTTTCGCAGTCGCTTCTATCGATAACCAAGTCCAGGTAGTTCCGGTTGCTACGTGGAAAGCTGGTGAAAGTGGAACAGAAACAGACTTACCGCACAAGAGCGCTACCGGAAAACCTGATGGGCGGCTCTATGAGCTAGTTGACCTTGGTTACGGTCAAGATTCTGACTTCACGGCGGAGAAAAAATCTGCGCTCGAAGGCAAGTTTGCGTTGATTCAGCGTGGTAAAGAGCGATTCTCAGACATGTTTCGACGCTCATTCGATGCCAAAGCAAAAGGCGTTTTGGTCTACAACGATAAGGCGCGTGGAGATGAGTTTATCGGTATGGGTGGCGTTGAAACGTATACGCAGTTCTCCGCATCTACGTACCATTCAGTAGGGGCTGAGCTCGCTGAAAAACTTCGTAACGGGAAAGTCTTCGTGAAATTTACTGACGATCGCAAACTGACGGATTTTGCGGGCAAGAAGGCATTGCGTCCGTCGTCGTTCACGTCGTGGGGCCCAACACCAACGTTAGATTTTGCACCGCATATTTCTGGTGTTGGTGGCGAAGTTTACTCTACCCAGAACGATAATCGATATGTATCAATGTCTGGTACTTCGATGGCAGCACCGAACGTAGCTGGGCTATCGGCACTCATGTGGCAATACTATGGAAAGAATTTCCCGGAGTTAACTGGAACTGAGCGAATAGATCGTATTCGTGCCTCACTTATGAATACTGCTGAGATTCCAACCAATGAGGAAAAAATTCCGTACGCTCCACGCCAAGTGGGTGCTGGTCTGGCTCGCGTTGACCAAGCTACCGAAAGTCCGGTGATTGCAACTGTTAACGGCCAGCCATATGTCTCGCTCAAACAGGTTCATGGTGCTACGTCATTCACCGTAACCTTGCATAATTATGGTGACAAAGCTGCAACCTACTCAGTGCCTGAACAGCAAGTTATCAATGAAGTCGAAGGCGAAAAGGGCGCAGCCAAAACTGTAGTATCGCAGGAGAAGTTGACCTCGAAGACGACGACGGTGACGGTTCCAGCCGGTAGCGAAGCGAACGTAACTTTTACTCTGGTTCCAGAGCAAGGAAAATCACACTACATTGAAGGATGGGCACAGCTGAATGGAACTCATGTTCCAAATATTGCTATTCCATATCTTGGGTTCGTCGGCGATTGGAATGCTGAGAAAATTATCGAAGAACCTGACACCGAATGGGGAGAGCCAGTCGAGCGCAATATCTACACGGGACTAGCAACTCTACGTGAAGATCTCATTACGCCTATTGGTCTTCTTAACGATATTTCGCAGGAATCTGAGGATGAGCGGGATTTGACACTCTGGATGTCTCCGAATGGCGACCAAATGCAAGACGTCATATTCCCGCAGTTACTTGTTCGCCGTAACGCATCAGATGTTGAATACGAGATTGTGTCAGAAGATGGAAAAATACATCAAACAACGGGTAAACAACAGGATTTGCGTCGTTTGACGCTCAAGAATTTCATGGATCCGCAATTGTCGGATGATGATGTTGTTGAAAACGCCAGTGCTTATGCATTTGATGGCAAGATTTACGATGCACAAAATGTTAAGTACACGAATGTGCCTGACGGAAAATACGTTTTCCAAGTTAAGGCTCGAGTCTCTCCGGAATATGATTGGCAAGTGACGAAGATGCCATTTGGTATCGATACAACGTCACCAACCATTACATTTAAGAAGTACGACGAGGCTGACGGATTTGTATACTTCACTGTGAAGGATACTGGCTCAGGCGTTCAAGTTGCTCCGGTTGTAGACACAGATTCAGAGACTAATCTGGTTGCCGAACGGGTGAACGATTCAGATACGGAATTCCGTATTAAAGTTTCACCGGGGACAACACACGTATTAGTGACTGCAGGCGATATGGCTGCTAATATCACCAGCGCCTCATACATTTTGGATCCGGTAGCAAAGCTTAGTGTATCGTTTGCTCGTGACATGAATGCTCATCCAGTTGGGCCGATCAAACCTTACGTTACGATGCTAGGCGAACCAGAAGGTGCAAAGCTCATTGTTGACGGATACGTGTCTGACGACGTCGATCACGTTACGATCAACGGACAACCAGCTGAGCTAGAAGATCGCAATTTTTATGAATACGTGCCACTGACTCCTGGGAAAAATAACATCACTGTGGTGGCATACAATGCTACCGGATTGGAGGTTAGCAAACTAGATTTGACTCCGTTCTACGATAATGAGCCACCGAAATTGGTAGTTAATAGGCCTGCGCCGATTGAAGGCAATATCGTAACTGTGCGTGGCACTATTACCGATAGTAATAAGGATGCTCAGTTGTCGGTGCTGGTCAATGGAGAGTTGGCGGATTTGAAAGCCGATGGCACGTTTGAATCTGAGATTGAGGTATCAGACGAGCTTCAAACAGTTGCTGTTGTCGGTAGTGACGGTGCACAGCGTGTTTCACAAGTAGTGCCGATTAAAGGACGCAGTGCTGATGTGCCTCCGGCACCGCCATTGCCAGGTGGTCCAGCTATTCCGCCGCCGCCACCATTGCCAGGCGATGGATTTATCTCCAGCGCAGCGCTGCCAACTATTAGCAACGCGCAGTGTGCTCCAGAGTTAGCAATCTGTGCTGTCCCAACGGACACCAAAGATTATGACCGGGAAAACAAGGTATTCACTGTGCGCGGCACCCTTAACGCCAGCACGATTGCCAAGTTCCAGCTGGTACCAACAGGACGAGCTGGAGATAACAAGGTGATAGAACCTAAGCCTTTGGAAGCTGAGATCAATGCTGAAACAGGCGAGTTTAGTCTCCAGGTGCCAGCGTCAACTGGCCAAAGCGATTTCCGGCTGGAACTCTATGTTCCTGGTGAAAAAGCAGATAATCCAGTACTGACTAAGAGCCAATCATTTAAGTTATTGATCGATGTTAATGTTCCGGAAATCCATATTGATCAACCAATAACACTGGGCGGATCAATTTTCACTCAGCATGATGAAGTTGTGTTTACCGGAAACGTGTCCGACGACGGTTGGGGATATAAGTTCCTGATTAATAAGGACACCGTCGAACAACGCGAAAATAACTCTGGACTTGGAGCGGAATCCAATGAACGAGAGTTCACCTATCCAGTTAAGGTGAAGGACGGCGATAAGATTCTCGTTACGGTGATTGATAGCTTCGGTAACCAGATCCTGGGTGTTTATCCAGTTGTCGTTGATAAAGACAAGCCAACTGTTGATGCAACGTATGCTGACAATAAGCTTATGGAGAGCACAGTTGTTGGCGATGATACACCGATAAATGTCACAGCTAACGACACCCACCTCCGGAGTCTGAAAGTCAAGCTCGATAGTATTGATGGAACTGAGGTACTGAACGAAGAAGCTCATGCAGATATTGATGTAACTGAGCGAAACGTTGAGGATCTTATGGCCGATGTACGTGAGATTCGTGAGACCGCACTCGAACGTCTGGAAGCTGCAGGAATTAGCAAACGCGTTGATGCTAACTCAGATAGTGATGTGGCTGACGCGGACACTGCGCAAAAACAACCAACTGTTGAAAATCAGGTATTTGTCAGTGGCAGCCAGACAACGGTGAAAACCCGAGATCTCGCTATTCCGATCGACACTGAAAAACTGTCTGCAGGTCTGTATACCATGACGATTTTGGCCGATGACCTTGCTGGGAACCAAACTGCGCAAGCAGTGACTTTCGCAGTGGATAGGTTGCCACAAATTGTCGGACCAGATGCTGTTGATGTGGAGCTAACCAAGGAACAGCTACGCGATAATGACAGCGCTGCTAAGGTTATCTTTGCTAATTTCAGCATCACTGATGACGGTTCTGCTGATTTTGCAGGTGACGGTTCCGGAGTTGGAGAAGCTCATCTTCTCATCGACCCGGCTACTGTTCTTATGCCCGGAAAAAATACAGTTTTGGTTCGTGCAGTCCAGCCTAATGGCCTTGAATCTCACAAACTTATTACTGTTAATATCTCGGTAAAAGAAGATTCACAACCTGAGCAGAAGCCTCAACCCGATACCCAAGAGGGCAGCGGTAGTAATGGCGGCACTACTCCGCAAGATCCGATGGTCGTGCCTGGTACCGGGTCTGGCCCAGTGTTTGGCACATTGGCCGCTGGTAGCCATACGCCATCGCATAGCGTTGGACTGGCAGCAACAGGCTCTTATGCGGGAACCCTGGCGCTACTTGCTAGTTTGACTATTGCTGGTGGTATGGTCCTCAACCGTAGAGCACGTATGAGCTGATACTAAAGGCTGATACTACGAAGCAGTGCGGAAGAACTCGACGTTCTTCCGCACTGCTTCTAGCTATAGTGCGCTCGCGCCGATAACATATTGAGTATGCGTATTTTGTTGACTGGTTTTGAGCCGTTTGGTGACGATAGTGAAAATGCGAGTTGGGAAGCTGT is a genomic window of Arcanobacterium phocae containing:
- a CDS encoding S8 family serine peptidase gives rise to the protein MGRFLQSSAFAASLALSLGLAPLAVASPAPDSNHTGGMSLTEMDRLIKKRGERSSQQVRVLVMLKNQPTSFSDSSEQHNKGQQSELIEKWTNKYHLEVGRQLGFLVNGFAATMPANKIPALQQEPEVASVKRERTFEKLEHNARKMQGVVTAHERHGLDGAGTVVSIIDSGIDPRHKDLQLSEDECKNAKLSPDTTHNGLFTCKVPAGYNFADDNYEIIDTNESEHGQHVSGIVAANGSARDDVKTPDVVANNSFDGVAPKAQLLAMKVFPNNPKARANDSDIIAAIEASVKLKADIINMSLGSPNGNRNASDGVYRAIEKAREAGTLVVVAAGNEGKNFSPNGETDNVLHQLDDATLGSPAADTGAFAVASIDNQVQVVPVATWKAGESGTETDLPHKSATGKPDGRLYELVDLGYGQDSDFTAEKKSALEGKFALIQRGKERFSDMFRRSFDAKAKGVLVYNDKARGDEFIGMGGVETYTQFSASTYHSVGAELAEKLRNGKVFVKFTDDRKLTDFAGKKALRPSSFTSWGPTPTLDFAPHISGVGGEVYSTQNDNRYVSMSGTSMAAPNVAGLSALMWQYYGKNFPELTGTERIDRIRASLMNTAEIPTNEEKIPYAPRQVGAGLARVDQATESPVIATVNGQPYVSLKQVHGATSFTVTLHNYGDKAATYSVPEQQVINEVEGEKGAAKTVVSQEKLTSKTTTVTVPAGSEANVTFTLVPEQGKSHYIEGWAQLNGTHVPNIAIPYLGFVGDWNAEKIIEEPDTEWGEPVERNIYTGLATLREDLITPIGLLNDISQESEDERDLTLWMSPNGDQMQDVIFPQLLVRRNASDVEYEIVSEDGKIHQTTGKQQDLRRLTLKNFMDPQLSDDDVVENASAYAFDGKIYDAQNVKYTNVPDGKYVFQVKARVSPEYDWQVTKMPFGIDTTSPTITFKKYDEADGFVYFTVKDTGSGVQVAPVVDTDSETNLVAERVNDSDTEFRIKVSPGTTHVLVTAGDMAANITSASYILDPVAKLSVSFARDMNAHPVGPIKPYVTMLGEPEGAKLIVDGYVSDDVDHVTINGQPAELEDRNFYEYVPLTPGKNNITVVAYNATGLEVSKLDLTPFYDNEPPKLVVNRPAPIEGNIVTVRGTITDSNKDAQLSVLVNGELADLKADGTFESEIEVSDELQTVAVVGSDGAQRVSQVVPIKGRSADVPPAPPLPGGPAIPPPPPLPGDGFISSAALPTISNAQCAPELAICAVPTDTKDYDRENKVFTVRGTLNASTIAKFQLVPTGRAGDNKVIEPKPLEAEINAETGEFSLQVPASTGQSDFRLELYVPGEKADNPVLTKSQSFKLLIDVNVPEIHIDQPITLGGSIFTQHDEVVFTGNVSDDGWGYKFLINKDTVEQRENNSGLGAESNEREFTYPVKVKDGDKILVTVIDSFGNQILGVYPVVVDKDKPTVDATYADNKLMESTVVGDDTPINVTANDTHLRSLKVKLDSIDGTEVLNEEAHADIDVTERNVEDLMADVREIRETALERLEAAGISKRVDANSDSDVADADTAQKQPTVENQVFVSGSQTTVKTRDLAIPIDTEKLSAGLYTMTILADDLAGNQTAQAVTFAVDRLPQIVGPDAVDVELTKEQLRDNDSAAKVIFANFSITDDGSADFAGDGSGVGEAHLLIDPATVLMPGKNTVLVRAVQPNGLESHKLITVNISVKEDSQPEQKPQPDTQEGSGSNGGTTPQDPMVVPGTGSGPVFGTLAAGSHTPSHSVGLAATGSYAGTLALLASLTIAGGMVLNRRARMS